In one window of Candidatus Kryptonium sp. DNA:
- the rnr gene encoding ribonuclease R, giving the protein MKKRPEISEIKERILKFLRKRERRAFKAKEIAKKLDLMEEYESGIIKQVLMEMVERNEIVKLPRNRFKFKPNPKIFIGRLTVNPNGYGFVEVEDAQKEIKEIFIPPRFIHTAIDGDKVAVSIVERRKGELPIGEVVDIIERGRKSITGVLSKKKGIYFVVPDDKHLIRDFYINEKNVKKFNAKVGDKVVIELVDWIDEGFAPEGRIIEVLGRAGENDAEILAIARNYDFSARFPDEVLEEAEKIPDEIPEIEYKKRLDLRNLICFTIDPEDAKDFDDAVSLEILPDGKYKLGVHIADVSYYVKEGSKIDLEALNRGTSVYLVDRVIPMLPEKLSNNVCSLNPNVDRLAYSVFMIVNSKGVVEDYSFHKSIIRSKRRFTYEEVQEIIETGVGDYADIILQMHKLSQILLKKRIREGSIDFETPEVKFKLDENGNPLEIVKKVRLDSHRLIEEFMLLANQTVAKHVGKMNKKNRKYPFIYRVHDLPDPAKLKNLAEFVRKLGFEFEIDSKPLSKSIQKLLAQVKGTEYEYLVNDIAIRSMAKAVYSEKNIGHFGLGFKYYTHFTSPIRRYPDLVVHRLLCEYTKKDVDEKRLNEIAKKLPQICKHSSEMEIKAMEAERESVKLKQIEYMKEHIGKVFDGIISGVVEFGLFVEINDILVEGLVKVRDLTDDYYIYDETQYALIGKYTKKIYRLGDKVKVRVTRVDEIAREIDFILLGKISR; this is encoded by the coding sequence ATGAAGAAAAGACCTGAAATTTCAGAGATCAAGGAGAGAATTCTAAAGTTTCTTAGAAAAAGAGAAAGAAGAGCATTCAAGGCTAAGGAAATAGCTAAAAAGTTGGATTTGATGGAAGAGTATGAGAGTGGGATTATAAAACAGGTTTTAATGGAAATGGTGGAACGCAACGAGATTGTGAAGTTGCCAAGAAATAGGTTTAAGTTTAAACCAAATCCCAAAATTTTCATCGGACGATTAACAGTAAATCCGAACGGTTATGGGTTCGTGGAAGTTGAAGACGCACAAAAAGAAATAAAAGAAATTTTTATCCCACCGAGATTTATCCACACTGCAATTGATGGGGATAAAGTGGCGGTTTCCATTGTTGAGAGAAGAAAAGGAGAACTTCCAATAGGGGAAGTAGTTGATATAATTGAGCGGGGACGAAAATCTATCACCGGTGTTCTTTCAAAAAAGAAGGGAATCTATTTTGTTGTTCCAGATGATAAACATTTGATCCGTGATTTTTACATAAATGAAAAAAATGTCAAGAAATTTAATGCAAAGGTTGGAGATAAAGTTGTAATTGAGCTCGTTGATTGGATTGATGAAGGATTTGCCCCAGAAGGTAGGATTATTGAGGTATTAGGGCGAGCAGGTGAAAATGATGCTGAAATTTTGGCAATAGCCAGAAATTACGATTTTTCCGCTCGTTTTCCTGATGAAGTTCTTGAAGAGGCTGAGAAAATCCCAGATGAGATCCCAGAGATTGAATATAAAAAACGACTTGACCTAAGAAATTTAATTTGTTTTACGATAGATCCAGAAGATGCAAAAGATTTTGATGACGCTGTTTCGCTTGAAATTTTACCAGATGGGAAATATAAACTCGGTGTTCATATTGCTGATGTGAGCTATTATGTTAAGGAAGGGAGCAAAATTGATCTTGAAGCACTTAACAGAGGAACGAGCGTTTATTTGGTTGATAGAGTTATCCCAATGCTACCTGAAAAGTTATCTAACAATGTCTGCAGTTTAAACCCAAATGTTGATCGTCTTGCTTATTCCGTTTTTATGATCGTTAATTCAAAAGGTGTTGTTGAAGATTATTCTTTCCACAAGAGCATCATAAGAAGCAAGCGAAGGTTCACTTATGAAGAAGTTCAAGAAATAATTGAAACGGGCGTTGGTGATTATGCTGATATAATACTTCAAATGCATAAATTGAGCCAAATTCTCTTAAAGAAACGAATTCGCGAAGGTAGCATTGATTTTGAAACGCCAGAGGTTAAATTTAAACTTGATGAAAATGGAAATCCTCTTGAGATCGTTAAGAAGGTTCGCCTTGATAGCCATAGATTGATTGAGGAATTTATGCTTCTTGCAAATCAGACGGTTGCAAAACATGTCGGTAAGATGAACAAGAAAAATCGCAAGTATCCGTTTATTTATAGAGTTCATGATCTGCCAGATCCTGCCAAGTTAAAAAATCTTGCTGAGTTCGTAAGAAAGCTCGGTTTTGAATTTGAAATTGATTCAAAGCCACTTTCTAAATCAATTCAAAAATTGCTTGCTCAGGTTAAAGGCACTGAATATGAGTATCTTGTTAATGACATTGCAATAAGATCAATGGCAAAGGCAGTTTATTCGGAGAAAAACATCGGACACTTTGGTCTTGGTTTTAAATACTACACTCATTTCACATCGCCGATAAGAAGATATCCAGATCTTGTCGTTCATCGGCTTCTTTGTGAGTACACGAAAAAAGATGTAGATGAAAAAAGATTGAATGAAATAGCGAAGAAATTACCGCAGATTTGCAAACACTCATCTGAAATGGAGATAAAAGCAATGGAAGCAGAGAGAGAATCAGTTAAATTGAAACAAATTGAGTATATGAAAGAGCATATCGGCAAGGTATTTGACGGAATTATTTCAGGTGTCGTTGAATTTGGTCTTTTCGTTGAAATAAATGATATTCTTGTTGAAGGGCTTGTTAAAGTTAGGGATTTGACGGATGATTATTATATCTACGACGAAACTCAATATGCTTTGATAGGTAAGTATACAAAGAAAATCTATCGCCTCGGGGATAAAGTTAAAGTTCGTGTCACAAGAGTTGACGAAATCGCAAGGGAAATTGATTTCATCCTTCTTGGTAAAATATCAAGATGA